Proteins from a single region of Paenibacillus sp. BIHB 4019:
- a CDS encoding alpha-hydroxy-acid oxidizing protein → MPVGVKEVGWGIDAGTAAMLANAGISFIDAAGAGGTSWSQVEKYRAGDGLRRQAAEAFADWGIPTAESVSAIRSTLPHMNVIASGGLRHGVDAAKAIALGANLAGFGRVLLPQAVHGTTDLSIRQLTQQFERIEFELKAAMFGIGVRTIEQLRQTDRLASKAD, encoded by the coding sequence GTGCCAGTCGGTGTGAAGGAAGTAGGCTGGGGCATTGATGCGGGTACCGCCGCAATGCTAGCGAATGCAGGCATTTCCTTTATTGACGCCGCTGGAGCGGGGGGAACTTCATGGAGCCAGGTCGAGAAATACCGGGCGGGTGATGGATTGCGCCGGCAAGCTGCGGAGGCATTTGCCGATTGGGGCATTCCGACAGCGGAAAGCGTTAGCGCGATTCGCAGCACGTTGCCGCATATGAATGTCATAGCGAGCGGCGGATTAAGGCATGGTGTTGATGCGGCTAAAGCGATTGCGCTTGGAGCGAATCTCGCTGGCTTTGGGCGCGTCTTATTGCCGCAAGCGGTGCATGGGACGACCGACCTGTCAATTCGCCAGCTTACCCAGCAGTTTGAGCGAATTGAGTTTGAATTAAAGGCGGCGATGTTCGGCATTGGCGTCCGCACGATTGAGCAGCTACGCCAGACGGACCGGCTAGCTTCGAAAGCCGACTAA